The following are encoded together in the Macrobrachium rosenbergii isolate ZJJX-2024 chromosome 21, ASM4041242v1, whole genome shotgun sequence genome:
- the LOC136849623 gene encoding adult-specific cuticular protein ACP-20-like, which produces MSRPVLVLLAIVSLTMAHPGGYGHGGGHGGGHGGGLGGGHGGGYGYGGPIPYHFDYSVNGDYKGPHFGQSEKSDGKGNVHGSYTVALPDGRKQHVDYTADHYNGFVAKVSYSGKAQHPAYYGPAVVFDQHGGGYH; this is translated from the exons ATGTCTCGCCCT GTCCTGGTCCTCCTCGCTATCGTGAGTTTAACGATGGCCCATCCGGGTGGTTATGGCCACGGAGGCGGCCACGGAGGCGGCCACGGAGGTGGACTCGGAGGCGGTCATGGAGGTGGATACGGTTATGGA GGTCCCATACCATACCACTTCGACTACAGCGTCAATGGCGACTACAAGGGACCGCATTTCGGACAGAGTGAAAAGTCCGACGGAAAGGGCAACGTCCACGGATCATACACCGTCGCTCTCCCCGACGGTCGCAAACAACAC GTTGATTACACGGCCGATCACTACAACGGATTCGTGGCTAAGGTCAGCTACTCCGGAAAGGCCCAGCATCCAGCCTATTACGGACCAGCCGTCGTTTTCGACCAACATGGAGGTGGATATCACTAA
- the LOC136849624 gene encoding cuticle protein 7-like has translation MFAKTTTVSYFSLPLLLIAGALMATAYPDGYGKSAPIPYSFDYSVKGDYKGPTFDQNEKSDGKAVKGSYTVALPDGRKQTVEYTADDYSGFVAKVSYEGEAKHPSNYGPSVTFHQDDDYY, from the exons ATGTTTGCCAAA ACTACgacagtctcttatttttccttacCCCTACTCTTGATAGCAGGAGCCCTGATGGCTACAGCTTATCCGGACGGATACGGCAAATCg GCCCCAATCCCTTACAGTTTCGATTACAGCGTGAAAGGCGATTACAAAGGCCCAACCTTTGATCAGAACGAGAAATCTGACGGGAAAGCAGTGAAGGGTTCCTACACGGTTGCACTACCTGACGGTCGCAAACAAACG GTTGAGTACACCGCTGACGACTACTCAGGCTTCGTGGCTAAAGTCAGCTACGAGGGAGAAGCTAAACATCCATCCAACTATGGCCCATCAGTCACATTCCATCAAGACGATGACTATTATTAG